In the Ptychodera flava strain L36383 chromosome 1, AS_Pfla_20210202, whole genome shotgun sequence genome, CTATGACACCATGAAGGCCATCCACTGCTTTCTTCTTTCAGCTTCAAGAAGGCGTTGACATAATCAGTAAAGATACCTCCTGTGTGAGTTCCTCTGTCATACATTTCACTCTCTTTATAATGCCACacctcaaaaactttgacgACCTTGTACCCTTTCTCGATGGCTTTGGCTAATTCAGGTGTTGTCCATGTTCCCACAAAGGACCGTTCCTTGTCACTGTGTTTGCATGGTGACTGCTGTTTGGTCTCAGCACAACATCGGCACAGGGGAAACATCAACTTCTTATCAACTTTGAGGGGAAGAACGGGAAAGTACAGTTGCCTAGGTGGCAAAACTCGACATTTGGTTAGACCAAAGTAAGTATGAACTTGTGATACAATGTTCTTGGTAAGGATGTCCGGATGTTTGATCGGATATTTACAGTACTTCATGACATGGCAGTAAAGGTTCCTAAAGCCAACATGGTGGATTTCTTCATCTTTTCCACACTCATAATACAGTGTCGTAGCATTGGTTCTACTGCCATAGCACGCATCTTTTGGGTTGAGGGGCACCTGAACATCCAGGGATGTGACGAATTCTTGCAGCTCATGATTTTCCTCCATTTCTTTCTTGAAGTCACATTCCCACATTTCAATGACTCTGAATCCATGGGATCGTAAAAATCTCATCTTGTCTTTAGCAGACAGGTTGAGATCAGCCATGGTTTTCTCGACTCTGGCGTTGAAAGTACCAGGGTCTTTGTAGCACTGAGGGCAACCATTGTCGTAACAGCCGTGCAGCTCATACACTGTGTTGTTCTCCTCATCATACCCGTCTACCCAATATTGATCTATTTTCGTCTTACCGCTGTTGTGGACATGCTTGATGCTAGCCTTTTTCTTGAATGCCATCCACTCTAACCATTGCAATGTGACGACAGAGCTATCTTGCCTGTGGATGTACCTTTGATCTGCAATGACTCCCTTAGTCTCTTCCATGAGTGAGTTCTTGTGGAGAGCTGCATTACATGCCGATGAAATAGTCATACAAACCTTGAATGGATCTATACCACTCATCTGAACAAACATGTCTTGAAATTTCACACAACTTCTCCtcaagatgtcaacatcactcCTGCAGCAGTTTTCTAATTCTTTCTTAAGATGGAATGGACGATTCTTCAATTTTGCGTCTTCATACCATCTTAGGaacctctctctctcatattgtTTCATGCCATCTTGACCAAAGTATCTGGCATCTGGGAGGGGACCAACATACTCTTGATTTGCCGCAGTGTTAAATGAATGAGGAAAGTACGTGTAGCCTTTATGCGAGTCATCCAACTCAAACATGCCCGGAAGCTGAGCCAGAGGTACTGGTAGAAAATTATGGAAGTCAATAAACTTGATGTCTAAATTAGGGATGAAGATGCGGATGATTTTCTTCCCATTCATGATGACTTGTGGctgaatatttttgtcatggCAGTATTGTACTATTAGTTGTCCATCATAACCTTGAAGACCGTGTGCGATGAAGGTGCTGGGGGAGTTTCCTTCTGCAAGGACCCAATTACAGAATTCCTGGATAGTGTTGGGGCCATGGAAAACCTGCTCTGGGTCAGAAGCAGACTGGACAATGCACACGTTGGGAACCTGGGGCCCACCATCTTGTGTACGCACAAAGCTAAAGTAAAAGCATCGCATCTCTTTCTCATTGACCTCTTCATTCTCTTCTTGGGTTTTTGAGTCATCCTTGCTATTGCCGGCTGGGGAATCTATCTTTAGTTTCTTGCCAGGCGGTTGGATGTTACATAAGTGGTCACTGTCTTCATATTGCTGGCAGTCTTTGCAGTATATTTCTCCACAGTGATGCTGCATATGTTTACTTCTCCTCCCCCAGTTGATGGTCACGCCACAGAACTTACATCGACGGATGGCCTGGCATACAGCTTCACGAGAGTTTGgagtttttgttttgtgattttcaaaGCACTTTTGACCTCTGAAGTAACGGTGGCAATCTATGCAGT is a window encoding:
- the LOC139133295 gene encoding uncharacterized protein — translated: MCPRTASSKIKALFQDYEIRFNNIQPVGGFVQVMAVLQDTFQSVIDRLTQDISPTDRVCMTMESPSLSNQIQLPFWPVQELTVHKVLNEIEEVVQPHEEITLNDKFFINFVHVHMPVGEGKVESRRPVNITDRLKHMRCVIQIINKDELCCARAIVTAIAHVHRGSDRNWNSIRRGRQVQARRATELITQAGISPGPCGHRELNKLQAVLPSYCISVISDETGSVLYRGLDPSSAEHNIYLYYHDNHYDVITSMCAFLKRSYYCHQCNIGYNNYHGHYCRDFCNCCRASSVCPLSEDCVYCIDCHRYFRGQKCFENHKTKTPNSREAVCQAIRRCKFCGVTINWGRRSKHMQHHCGEIYCKDCQQYEDSDHLCNIQPPGKKLKIDSPAGNSKDDSKTQEENEEVNEKEMRCFYFSFVRTQDGGPQVPNVCIVQSASDPEQVFHGPNTIQEFCNWVLAEGNSPSTFIAHGLQGYDGQLIVQYCHDKNIQPQVIMNGKKIIRIFIPNLDIKFIDFHNFLPVPLAQLPGMFELDDSHKGYTYFPHSFNTAANQEYVGPLPDARYFGQDGMKQYERERFLRWYEDAKLKNRPFHLKKELENCCRSDVDILRRSCVKFQDMFVQMSGIDPFKVCMTISSACNAALHKNSLMEETKGVIADQRYIHRQDSSVVTLQWLEWMAFKKKASIKHVHNSGKTKIDQYWVDGYDEENNTVYELHGCYDNGCPQCYKDPGTFNARVEKTMADLNLSAKDKMRFLRSHGFRVIEMWECDFKKEMEENHELQEFVTSLDVQVPLNPKDACYGSRTNATTLYYECGKDEEIHHVGFRNLYCHVMKYCKYPIKHPDILTKNIVSQVHTYFGLTKCRVLPPRQLYFPVLPLKVDKKLMFPLCRCCAETKQQSPCKHSDKERSFVGTWTTPELAKAIEKGYKVVKVFEVWHYKESEMYDRGTHTGGIFTDYVNAFLKLKEESSGWPSWCHSEDDCDRYIQEKYKREGILLDKTKICLNPGQQTLAKLMLNAMWGKFAQRNNFSEQRYIQKPKELFRLLTSEQNIVNNLTFINDNMVGVQDDFVGEVSNINAVIDAFTSAYARLKMYDVLETIGKRVLYSDTDSVIFISKPGDYEPPLGESLGDLASRFNFTDNYITKFVSVGPNNYAFCLAKPNRKGNSTVCQVGGITLQYPNNLEISSNDIACLVTSGPMSNYLDEIQHVGSDFVTNHKEKTCAVVYDKRILVENYRTLPYGF